In the genome of Populus trichocarpa isolate Nisqually-1 chromosome 10, P.trichocarpa_v4.1, whole genome shotgun sequence, the window TGGCCGCATCTCAAGCAATTCTCCTCTTGCAAAAGCAATTGAGAGGTCagccaaaaaaacaattatttaattggGTTTCTGTTTTTCGTGTCAAAGTCTTAATCTTTGataatttcttgattgattttccAGATCTCTGCAAGAACCCGGTTGATGGATTCTCTGCTGGCTTGGTTGATGAAACCGACATGTTTGAATGGAGCGTTTCAATAATTGGACCCCCTGATACCTTATAGTGAGTAATTTACGAGTTCGAAGTTTTGATCTTTAGATGTTTCAAGACTGATAATTGTTCATGTTTTGTGGGGTTAaggattttgtttcttttttgtccgAGTTTACTTTACGGGTTTTGATTGTCTGATGTTGATGATGGTTCCATGTCTTGTTTCAGTTGAATAATGGTTAATTGATTTGAGTGATGATTGAGTTTCTGTTTGAGAAGCTTACCTAAAGGCGTACGATTAGCTGGTTAATGGTTCATTTGGATGATTAACTGAACTTAATTTGCTTTTATACATTATACATCACTGAGCTTGGGTGTTTCCTTCTCTATGGTGTGTTTTCTggaggaaaaaaacaatcaaaatttgTTAACGGAAGAGCTGTGGCTATGTTGGTTTTACCTTGTGCCTGATCCTATGTAGCTGATCTTTCGCCAGATATAGGCTTAGGGTAGATTAATGGCCTACATCGATGTAGTCGAATCTTACATGTCATGATCCTGACGAGGAGAAAGATAGTTTTGGCCTGCTGCTACATGTTTGAAACCAGGGCTTGGTTAAATTGTGGTATTTTGTTTCTAGAGAATTATATAGGAGTTTTTTATCATGCAAGTTATTCCATTATTCATGGGATATGAAAGCTGGTGCTGTGTTGTTTGTTAACAAGCAATTCTCCTGTTGCAGTGATGGGGGTTTCTTCAATGCCATCATGAGCTTTCCAAAGAATTATCCAAACAGTCCTCCAACTGTCAGGTTCACCTCAGAGATGTGGCATCCGAATGGTGAGCGTTCTTCTGTTGTTTTCAATCCAATATCTATATTCATAGTCTAGCTACATTTTTATCTTAGGATTCGTGCCTGGGCACATGTCTCTACATGTTTGCATTGTATATTTCAAACGAGCGAAGTTCTAAAATGTAGTTGGCTATCCCTGAACTGCAGTTTACCCAGACGGAAAGGTTTGTATATCAATTCTTCATCCACCTGGTGATGACCCAAATGGATACGAGCTTGCAACTGAGCGCTGGAGTCCAGTCCATACTGTATGTGATGCttttatgcattttattttttttggttgcagTATATATGTGTGTGCGTGTAAATTTCTGGCTATTGCTAAGTACATTGCTTGCTTTCTGTGTCTTTTTGGTTTATCCTACAAACATGGGTAGGATTTTGGCTTGATAactgttttttctctttgtttgcaTTTGTTGCGAACATTAAGAAGCTGCACTGTGAAATCCTATcaaccatatgtttttttttttatatatatatatatatagtgacaTGTATGACATGCTGCTTTCTATTCCTATCTAACATCTACCAATGGAAGGCTGCAAGTGTTTGGATAACGATTTGTCACTTGCAGTTCTGAGTTACTGTCTGGTTCGTGGTTAAGGATGAATGTCAGAAGAGATATGTATATGGTAACTCTTTTGCTTTCATGCATGATGATTTTAACCCACTTTGTGGCATGATCATGTGATGGTGGTTCTGATTGGCAGTGCATATTGGTGATGGGCAACTATAAGGACAGAAACTTGAGATGACTGCAAGCTGAATTTCATTTCAGCTCTGAGGGGCTTATTTCTAGCCCAGATTGAGGTGCTTTTTCCTGAGCCCTGGCACGACTTTAGTTTAGAAGAGGTCGCTTGTGTCGGGGTTGGTTAGCATTGCATGGCTCATTGGACACGTGAAAAAAGTAAACCAATCAATTTgagaaataatgaaaaatcaGAAGTAGGAGGTTTACGTGGTAAATAAAGAGTAAAACCAGAGCAGCATGGAATGGAATTCATATTGGTTTTATCCATGCAACctgttatttttgaaatgttgttGAAACAACTAACATATTTTGAGTGCACAAGTAAAATATGAACCATCATACTTCAATCGCATATGACCTTATAAGAGAAGGAAGGCTAGAGAAAAGAAGGTTACAGTGTAAACAGTGAGAAAAAATTAACCAGAAGGATTACCAGCAGAGGTGAGACAACATTCATTGAGTTTGCATGTGAAGGAATATTAGAGGCTGAAGGATTGAAATTGTTGATAGCTAACATCAGGATTACATAGCATGCGTGTTCTCTCTTGTTACATGCATGACTCTAATCTTATTCCTAATGATAATTTCACATGTTTCTTGTTCCTTTGATAACCAAGATTTTGGTCCTTTGCATCACCAGACATGTTCTTCTCAAAAACTTGTACCTGACGCTTTTTTCTGCCTTTTTATGTTGAGACAGGTTGACTTTATGTGATTCTAATTTGCAGGTTGAAAGCATTGTTTTGAGTATCATATCGATGCTTTCCAGTCCTAATGACGAGTCTCCTGCTAATGTTGATGCTGCGGTAGGtgtagttttgtttattttgccaTAAATATGTAATCTTTACTCTCAAATTCATTAGTTTCTTGAATAAGTGTATTGAGTAACAAgtggttaaaataaatattttaagcatTTGAGAAATTTCACAATCGCGTTCGAAGAATTTCCAAGTCTCATACTGCAATCAATATATACCTGTCACATTTGGCCTGACCTTTGCAGTGATTGGAATATGTTTAACTGTGTTATTACATATCTCATCACATCGAGTTGTATGCATCTTATTGCCACCATTCAAGCTCTCACATGAGATGCTTCTGTGTCTTGCATGAGTCTAGTCATGACTGGATCACGAGGATcatgcattattttattttttttgctttctactAATCTGGTTGAtgcgccttttcttttctaacaaTTGCTGGACTGTATAACTTCAGAAACAATGGAGAGAGAGTAGGGAGGAGTTCAGGAAGAAAGTAAGTCGATGTGTTAGAAAATCACAAGAAATGTTGTGACAGTGTATATTGCTGCATAGCTTTTGCATATCCCCAGTCAAGGGAGGAACTGGTGGCCAATGGACCCTTCTGTGAACCATGTAAAATTTCATCAAGTTCTTGTTTTCCTTCCATTGTAACCTGCACTTTCTGTGCGCATATCTTTGGGTGACAATCATTAGTATTAGATAACTATATAAGGGCTTGAAATTGGCATTTCCTGAACTTGTATGAACTTTATTGATATCTTATATCTtaatggttttgttttcttaatctcGAAACGAGTTCAATAGTAGTTTTACTTGTTAATTCTACCTTGATTCTTTCTACTACATAAAGTTACGATCCATATAACAATTACCTTGTTGAGATAACCAGCAATCCCCCCCAGACAGCTCTGAAAACACAATTTATTAGAAACTTTTGTTAGAAACGTGGCTCTGATGATTTGACCCGGCATTAAGGCAAAGAAAAATACTGAACATTGTTCAACTGGACTGGaaagttttgtattttaattttaatttttgaaaaaatgatttttttaaattttaaattaatattttgggtgtttttagattgttaaaataaattttaaaaaataaaatattattttgatatatttttaaataaaaaaacattttaaaaaataatcatcataaaatatatattattttttattattagtcaTTTAGTTGTTGACACAGCATTGTAAACATAGCAATCACTACCTGTCTTGCAACTAAATCAATGAAGGGAATGATATCTCGACATGTATATAATTCACCTATGCAGAGGCAGCCATGAATCTACAAAGGATAAGTGTAGCTTTCGTTTTCTTATATTTCTTCGTGACCAATTATTTTGGTTCTGACTGTAAAACGGTCGTTAGCTTGGAATATCTTTAAACCATACAGTTAATAATTGTGTAAATTGATTTTCCAAGTTATCATCTcaacttcaaatttaaaaaaatgtcatggatttttttaaagaagcgTATCAATTTAAACATAGACGGATTATTTTAAATCCATGTGAAAATAAATCCACcgaaaactaaattaaaaaaaaacatggttattAATAGATAGCCtagtatattaaataattaaataaccaaAGCTCAAAATAATCACCTCAATTTACACGAATAGATGATGACAATTCATTGCTATGCACGtgctcaaattaatttaaattattaaatatattataattctCTTTGATTAAAGTCCCATTTGATATTGCGCTCCAAACAGGGtgagataaaatttgatttaatttgtttaaaattaaatttttatgttttttttatcattttaatttgttgatataaaaaatactttttaaaaaataaaaaatatattattttaatgcatttccgagtgaaaaacactatgaaaaacaaccacaaccacactcttaAACACTCACTAAAAGcgtgtttgaaattgtggtagaggttgtttttcaaagtgtttttctcttgaaaatacatcaaaatattttttttatttttaaaatcagcatattaaaacgatctaaaatactaaaaaaacaatttaaaactaaaaaaaattaatccaaaaagCAAGGTACAATCCCTCAAACAAACACTATCTAAAGTCACGTTTAAGAGTTTGGtgaatctcaaacaaatattgcTTAAAAACCTGTTTAGGAATGtggtataaattgttttttaaagtgtttttacttaaaaatatatataaataatattttttaatttttttaaagtttatttttaatatcaacatatcaactAATACACCCAAGGAAAAGTGCATTAGAAATAAGCAAATAACCTAGAATGTTCTAGGTCACATCATAAGTTTCAATTTTGAAACAGGAAAAGTATCCAACATGGCCTCCATCATAGAAGTCAAAATCTCCTTGCTCATCATCTCCTCTCCtctacataaataaataattaaataactaaaACCCAATACCCACATTCCTAAACCAAATAGATTTACACTTCACTCctctaatttttctattttttttccctcccttcTATTACGGCCTTTCTCTCTATCCGTAGCTCAAATCAAACAAAGAATCAATGGCCGCTTCTCAAGCTAGTCTTCTCCTGCAAAAGCAGCTGAGAGGTTAATAACCCCACATCaatcctttttttgtttgtttttcgtagaaagttttaatctttgatggtttatttattttcttgtttattgattttgtaGATCTATGCAAGAACCCAGTTGATGGATTCTCTGCTGGTTTGATTGATGAAACCAACGTGTTTGAATGGAGCGTTACAATTATAGGCCCCCCCGATACCTTATAGTGAGTTTTCATCcattctttaagttctttttttctctcttttgttttttttttaacagattCTAGGGCtacaccttttttattttattttagtaattgGTTTTAAAATCTTGTGTTGCTTTTCGGGTTTGAATTTGGTTTAAAGGGTTTTTATTAATCGCGATGATGCTATGAAAGGCTCCTTTTCATGTCTGGACCTTTCTTGTTATCTGATTTtcagtaattatttttggatttctttctatgaagtttACTTAAAGGTTTTGGTAATGGCTGACTGGTAATATGTTGTTCTTGAGCCTGTTAGATTTTCTTTAATCAATTGGATTATCAGCTGAACATAATTAAGCTATGAATGCATTcagtttttaattgattttgagtCTTCTGCTTTGTTTCATTCCAGTGCTTTCTGGTAACTTGATAGGCTGGTCCAATTACTTATACCCCGACTAGTTTGGAACCAAATCTTGGATGTATTTTGTTCTTGAGAATTATATCCAGAGCTTTTAGTAGCATTCAAATTTGTTGTATAATATGCTCTGACAATTAAAGGTGACATTGTGTTGTTTATTAACAACTTATTCTCATGTCACAGTGAAGGGGGTTTCTTCAATGCCATCATGAGCTTTCCACAGAATTATCCAGTCAGTCCTCCAACTGTCAGGTTTACCTCGGAGGTGTGGCATCCAAATGGTGggtgctttttctttctttattatatttgtgtGTGCGTGCGCTATTCTGCGTCCGTGCCATTGAAATGGAAAACTACTAAAATGTTGCTGTCTCTGAACTATAGTTTACCCTGATGGAAAAGTTTGCATATCAATTCTTCATCCACCTGGTGACGACCCAAATGGCTATGAGCTTGCAACTGAGCGCTGGAGTCCAGTTCATACAGTATGTGATTCTTTGATGTTTTATATTACTGCATCTATTAAATTGCTTGCAGTTTTTATAAATATGGTGCTTGTTTTTTCCTGCCTTTTCTTTATCCTATTAACCATAGAGTGGAAGTCAgttcagaattgttttttttcctctgttcATATTGATGTAAACACTAAGAGTTGCAAAGAGGATAGGCGCTTTCTAtactcgtgtttttttttagatatgctTTTTTCGACTCCCTAAGAAGGCTGCAATTGTCCGGACAAGCAATTTGTAACTTGCTCTTCTGAATTACAGGTTTGTCTTGGATAAAGATGAAtatttgagagagagatataGAAATGGTAGCTCTTTGCATTTATGCATAATTCCAATCCACTTTGTGGTGACCATGTGATGGTGGTTTGGATTGTTAATGCATCTCAGTGATCAGCATCTTTTATAACTGAAACTTGAGGTGACTGCAAGACTTAAAGGCAACTCAGCTATGAGGGGCTCAATTCTAGCCCAGATCATGTGTTTTTTTCCGGTTCTGGGACAACTTTAGGTTACAATAGATCGCTTAGGCTGGGTTGATTAATATCGTTTAGCCTATTATGCAACTCCAAGTTTCTCCATTCTTCACTGTAGAGAGAAGCCAGCAAAGGTGGTAGTGTCAGTAAATAACATGATGAAGGATTTAAACTCGAGTGCATGGAGTGAGGGGATCATTTTGGCTTTATAAATAGACAAGATGACTATTAAAATTTAGACAACACTTGTTGAAAAGCTCAACATGTTTCACTTGCCAAAGGAAAATATCAGTTGATGTATTCCGATTGCAAAGAACAAGAAGCACAGCTTGTAATTGTACTGTGCTGATCACCAAATAGCTCTGTATGTTTCACCTCACAACTCAGGACTGTACAACAGTGTGGTAGAGGCCAATTAGGCTCCAAACATTTTACTTGGTGTTGTGCCTTATTttggttgagttt includes:
- the LOC7458153 gene encoding ubiquitin-conjugating enzyme E2 7, with translation MAASQAILLLQKQLRDLCKNPVDGFSAGLVDETDMFEWSVSIIGPPDTLYDGGFFNAIMSFPKNYPNSPPTVRFTSEMWHPNVYPDGKVCISILHPPGDDPNGYELATERWSPVHTVESIVLSIISMLSSPNDESPANVDAAKQWRESREEFRKKVSRCVRKSQEML
- the LOC7489575 gene encoding ubiquitin-conjugating enzyme E2 7, encoding MAASQASLLLQKQLRDLCKNPVDGFSAGLIDETNVFEWSVTIIGPPDTLYEGGFFNAIMSFPQNYPVSPPTVRFTSEVWHPNVYPDGKVCISILHPPGDDPNGYELATERWSPVHTVESIVLSIISMLSSPNDESPANVDAAKQWRENRDEFKKKVSRCVRKSQEMM